One window from the genome of Vidua chalybeata isolate OUT-0048 chromosome 3, bVidCha1 merged haplotype, whole genome shotgun sequence encodes:
- the LOC128785214 gene encoding translation initiation factor IF-2-like — MNNRKRSGGQQEQGSRTGGAKEPPSPIAGQTSSHKARDTASRRCGPVPVSHIPGDSAESAGTHLRPSLLPGSKREGSTRRHPSLDPTPAAEHRSAGAARGPGPPGGDTEQPPPPRRGRMGAGKAAAGTAQHRPIPAPHAATIPVIPQRWRRRGVQGGYTGLCRPGVLKGQRASLGQEQRLCPGGARKAAPVPGGGAGAEGGAGAGCLPLPPQRSPPPLPHGGGSSPQPLCSAPGHVTRT, encoded by the exons ATGAACAACAGAAAGCGCTCTGGaggacagcaggagcagggctctaGGACAGGAGGGGCAAAGGAACCCCCTTCACCTATTGCTGGCCAAACATCTTCCCACAAG GCCCGGGACACCGCGTCCCGCCGCTGCGGGcccgtccccgtgtcccacATCCCGGGCGACTCCGCGGAAAGCGCCGGGACGCACCTGCGCCCGTCACTCCTCCCCGGCAGCAAGCGCGAGGGCAGCACCCGGCGGCATCCATCCCTCGATCCCACACCCGCCGCCGAGCACCGCTCGGCGGGAGCCGCTCGGGGCCCGGGGCCCCCCGGTGGCGACACCGAGCAGCCTCCTCCGCCACGGCGAGGCCGGATGGGCGCCGGGAAGGCGGCGGCGGGCACGGCACAGCACcgccccatcccagccccgcaCGCCGCCACGATCCCCGTTATCCCGCAGCGCTGGAGGCGGAGGGGGGTGCAGGGGGGCTACACCGGCCTCTGCCGCCCGGGAGTTTTAAAGGGGCAGCGCGCCTCTCTAGGACAGGAGCAGCGGCTTTGCCCCGGGGGTGCCCGGAAGGCCGCTCCCGTTCCCGGTGGTGGGGCGGGCGCGGAGGGAGGGGCGGGGGCTGGGTGTCTCCCGCTGCCGCCACAGCGCTCGCCGCCTCCCCTCCCCCACGGCGGGGGCTCCTCGCCGCAGCCTCTGTGCTCCGCTCCCGGTCATGTGACCCGAACGTAA